In one window of Zingiber officinale cultivar Zhangliang chromosome 11A, Zo_v1.1, whole genome shotgun sequence DNA:
- the LOC122031937 gene encoding uncharacterized protein LOC122031937, which yields MSLSSIPKMTGAGCVFAALAPHYHSLPVCYLSLPLRASRSATHVARARKGLSRSRRLDNRNKKDDGGGVATEKEDKISGDGAPYLERPGAGTEGIEGFELSTTPMPVLPGEEQDFWEGSQWNAFGFFIQYLWAFGVGFALIACGIAVTTYNEGATDFRQTTVYKESVQTKELLEESEASNADVFEANPTEVAPSLE from the exons ATGTCACTCTCCTCCATCCCCAAGATGACCGGCGCCGGCTGCGTGTTCGCTGCCCTTGCGCCTCACTACCATTCCCTCCCCGTTTGTTACCTCTCTCTTCCGCTTCGCGCCTCGCGCTCTGCCACGCACGTCGCGCGTGCGAGGAAGGGCTTGTCGCGTTCTCGCCGTCTCGACAACCGGAACAAGAAGGACGATGGCGGAGGCGTCGCCACGGAGAAAGAGGATAAGATTTCTGGAGATGGGGCTCCTTACCTGGAGCGTCCCGGCGCCGGTACTGAAGGGATCGAGGGATTCGAGCTTTCGACCACGCCGATGCCGGTGCTGCCGGGGGAGGAGCAGGACTTCTGGGAGGGATCGCAGTGGAACGCCTTCGGATTTTTCATCCAATACCTATGGGCCTTCGGCGTCGGCTTCGCT CTGATTGCTTGTGGTATTGCTGTTACCACATACAATGAAGGCGCGACTGATTTTAGGCAAACAACTGTCTACAAGGAGTCAGTTCAGACTAAGGAGCTATTAGAAGAATCAGAGGCATCAAATGCTGATGTGTTTGAAGCTAATCCAACTGAGGTAGCACCAAGCTTGGAGTAG
- the LOC122031936 gene encoding programmed cell death protein 2-like → MDSDTNDVLPLQELSLDEAITEVELEESYEEDEEDELEEYVTLGTIEKPKHPKFLLRHLFPSKTGGTPAWLDPVELPTGKFSRCDFCEEPLQFLLQIYAPIPEKESTFHRMLYVFICPSMSCLLQDQHEQWKRREEDPRRSIKVFRCQLPRLNAFYSSEPPRKDGNDKPLSVGAALCSWCGTWKGEKVCSGCKQARYCCEKHQAMHWKSGHKNRCHHIIHNLESISSSLPGEKLSRDKVACSSLWPEYEIAIEDECAYDAEASEDASYEASSLVTQHVTDDTYQFLLDKFEADDNKRSWASFQERISKCPSQVLRYSRDLMANPLWPLSIGRPTMTNIPKCKYCNGSLCYEFQIMPQILYYLGVKNDSDSLDWGTIVIYTCLASCEASARYKEEFIWVQLYPTTPIS, encoded by the exons ATGGATTCCGACACGAATGACGTATTACCACTCCAAGAACTGTCTCTTGATGAAGCAATTACAGAAGTAGAGTTGGAAGAATCAtatgaggaagatgaagaggatgAGTTAGAGGAATATGTAACACTGGGTACTATTGAGAAGCCCAAGCACCCTAAGTTCCTCCTTCGCCATCTATTCCCAAGTAAAACTGGAGGCACTCCT GCATGGTTGGACCCAGTGGAGTTGCCCACGGGGAAGTTTTCCCGATGTGATTTTTGTGAAGAGCCTCTTCAGTTTCTTCTTCAG ATTTATGCTCCAATTCCTGAGAAGGAATCTACTTTCCATAGGATGTTATATGTGTTCATTTGCCCATCCATGTCATGCCTTCTTCAGGATCAGCATGAACAATGGAAGCGCAGAGAAGAAGATCCTAGACGGAG TATAAAAGTCTTCCGGTGCCAATTACCACGGTTGAATGCTTTTTACTCAAGTGAGCCACCAAGGAAGGATGGCAATGACAAACCATTGAGTGTTGGAG CTGCACTTTGCTCTTGGTGTGGCACATGGAAAGGGGAGAAAGTTTGTAGTGGTTGTAAGCAAGCACGTTACTGCTGTGAGAAACATCAG GCTATGCACTGGAAATCGGGGCATAAAAATCGGTGCCATCATATTATACATAACTTGGAATCTATTAGTTCCAGTCTCCCAGGAGAAAAACTAAGTCGCGATAAAG TTGCATGTAGTTCACTATGGCCTGAATATGAGATTGCCATAGAGGATGAATGTGCTTATGATGCGGAAGCTTCTGAAGATGCTAGTTATGAAGCATCATCATTGGTGACTCAACATGTAACAGATGACACATATCAGTTCTTGTTGGACAAATTTGAG GCTGACGACAATAAAAGGAGCTGGGCATCATTTCAAGAAAGAATTTCGAAAtgtcctagccaagtcttgag ATATTCTCGAGATTTGATGGCGAATCCACTGTGGCCTTTGTCAATTGGCCGCCCCACCATGACAAATATACCCAAGTGCAAGTACTGCAATGGCTCCCTATGCTATGAATTCCAG ATCATGCCTCAGATACTTTATTACCTTGGTGTGAAAAATGATTCCGACTCGCTTGATTGGGGAACCATTGTTATATATACATGTCTAGCCTCCTGTGAAGCAAGTGCAAGATATAAAGAAGAATTCATCTGGGTTCAGCTATATCCTACAACGCCAATCAGCTGA
- the LOC122032549 gene encoding zinc finger protein CO3-like: MFSFSPNHSVFFHEAAGAGAAPHGLLPDGSGSSFQLPQSYFDGSSSAHSLLLHHHVAELIYPTYSSSPTSSSSCDYLDFNGQPARRVLGTRDLQGMNCPDASHRMARYSAEERKERIERYRSKRNRRNFHKKIAYACRKTLADSRPRVKGRFTRKEEMEIEKAETATAIVVNLFSHDTGERKQRNSRNVEVDWRSQLQAALATEDEADSCYNEELIASFTDALSVNLYS; the protein is encoded by the exons ATGTTCAGTTTCTCCCCTAACCACTCTGTCTTCTTTCATGAGGCGGCGGGGGCGGGGGCGGCCCCTCACGGCCTTCTCCCCGACGGCAGTGGCTCCTCTTTCCAGCTCCCGCAGTCTTACTTCGACGGGAGCAGCAGCGCCCACTCgctcctcctccaccaccacGTCGCCGAACTCATCTACCCAACCTACTCGTCGTCGCCGACGTCCTCCTCCTCCTGCGACTACCTCGACTTCAACGGCCAACCAGCGAGGCGCGTCCTAGGCACCAGAGACCTCCAG GGAATGAATTGTCCGGACGCGAGCCATCGAATGGCGCGATACAGCGCCGAGGAGAGGAAGGAAAGGATCGAGAGGTATCGGAGCAAGCGCAACCGGAGGAATTTCCACAAGAAGATCGCT TACGCATGCAGGAAAACATTGGCAGACAGCCGGCCGCGAGTGAAGGGTCGGTTCACGAGGAAGGAAGAGATGGAGATTGAGAAGGCGGAGACCGCGACGGCAATCGTCGTAAACTTATTTAGCCATGATACCGGCGAGAGGAAACAGAGGAACAGTCGCAACGTGGAGGTGGACTGGAGGAGCCAGTTGCAGGCGGCGCTGGCGACAGAGGACGAAGCCGACAGCTGCTACAACGAGGAACTCATTGCCAGCTTCACTGACGCCTTGTCCGTCAATCTCTACTCCTAA